One Phoenix dactylifera cultivar Barhee BC4 chromosome 8, palm_55x_up_171113_PBpolish2nd_filt_p, whole genome shotgun sequence genomic window carries:
- the LOC103722812 gene encoding ABC transporter C family member 8 isoform X2: MVSLSTLQGWFLPICNGEFDLGSSCTQRSSIDFLNLSFLVIYCLGLLMAFVRRQYSTGSRTRHWVFITVSVCCAVTGVAYFCAAVLVLSWGESRVLNGELALYFVRGINWLALAVSLNIRPTTCVRAVTLVWWASFSILISAYNLEILLTDYSSLIILDMMSWPVNLLLLICAFRLILQNQNIVHEKPPSQDDLSQPLLNQESGKDTNLGRAGLFSRLTFSWLNPLLRLGYSKPLHHDDIPPLDSEDGALRAYQTFKTVWDLQRQSKSKTSNLVSLALAKCYLKEISLTGLYALLRTVAVGCAPILLYAFVWYSYREERDTSMAISLVGCLVVTKLAESLSQRHWFFGSRRCGMKMRSALMAAIFQKQLKLSSQARRKHAAGEIVNYIAVDAYRLGDFPWWFHMAWSMPLQLLLSVATLFGTVGLGALPGLIPLTLCAILNIPFAKMLQEYQAKLMVAQDERLRATSEVLNNMKIIKLQSWEEKFRRMIESLRDVEFGWLRETQIKKSYGTALYWMSPTIVSAVIFAGTAAMRTAPLDASTIFTVMATLRVMAEPVRMLPEVLSVMIQVKVSLDRIGVFLLEEEIKEEDVRRSPAQNSDQSVRVHGGVFSWEPSAAIPTLKNISFSISRGEKVAVCGPVGAGKSSLLSAILGEIPKLSGLVEVFGSMAYVSQTSWIRSGTIRDNILYGKPMNKEHYEKAIKASALDKDIENFDHGDLTEIGQRGLNMSGGQKQRIQLARAVYNDADTYLLDDPFSAVDAHTAAILFHDCVMTALVKKTVILVTHQVEFLAETDRILVMENGQITQMGTYEELLKSGTAFEQLVNAHQSSMTIIDSADHERRVQMHRTSGDHLESRGLQLMKKSSEVEISVKGLSAVQLTEDEEKEVGDLGWKPYIDYFHVSKGHFLLATVIIFQTTFVMLQSISTYWLAVAVQMHSIGSGILVGVYAAISIISCLFAYVRTWVAAQLGLRASKAFFSGFIDSVFKAPMSFFDSTPVGRILTRASSDMSILDFDIPFSFAFVVAAGIEIATTIAIMGSVTWQVLIVAVPVIIATIYVQRYYLASARELVRINGTTKAPVMNHASESSLGVVTIRAFAMTEKFIHTNLQLIDTDATLFFHTIAALEWVLLRVEALQNLTVFTSTLLLVFIPQGVIAPGFSGLCLSYALTLSSAQVFLTRFYSYLENYIISVERIKQYMHIPSEPPAVISEKRPPLSWPHEGRIDLQDLKIKYRPTAPLVLKGINCTFAAGNKVGVVGRTGSGKTTLISALFRLVDPAGGRILIDDLDICSIGLKDLRMKLSIIPQEPTLFRGSVRSNMDPLDLHTDHEIWEALEKCQLKAIISNLPALLDSSVSDDGENWSTGQRQLFCLGRVLLRKNRVLVLDEATASIDSATDAVLQRVIRQEFSSCTVITVAHRVPTVMDSDMVMVLSYGNWITTRTLSSAQKPPRPLESNQDSILHSAI, from the exons ATGGTTTCTCTGAGTACTTTGCAAG GATGGTTCCTCCCAATTTGCAATGGAGAATTCGATTTGGGATCTTCCTGCACTCAGAGAAGTTcaatagattttctaaatctTTCTTTCCTCGTTATCTATTGTCTGGGATTGCTAATGGCTTTTGTGAGAAGACAATATTCTACCGGGAGCCGGACTAGGCACTGGGTTTTCATCACTGTTTCAGTCTGCTGCGCAGTGACTGGCGTCGCATATTTCTGTGCTGCTGTGTTGGTTTTATCCTGGGGAGAATCCAGAGTTTTGAATGGGGAATTGGCACTCTACTTTGTTAGGGGGATAAACTGGTTGGCTTTAGCAGTTTCCTTGAACATCCGACCAACCACTTGTGTTAGAGCTGTAACTCTAGTCTGGTGGGCTTCATTCTCAATTCTCATCTCTGCATATAACTTGGAAATCCTGCTTACAGACTATTCCAGCCTCATAATCCTTGATATGATGTCATGGCCGGTAAACTTGTTGCTCCTCATCTGTGCTTTCAGACTCATTCTTCAAAATCAAAACATTGTTCATGAAAAGCCCCCCTCGCAAGATGATTTATCCCAGCCCTTGTTGAATCAGGAGAGTGGGAAGGATACCAACTTGGGCAGAGCTGGTCTATTCAGTCGCTTGACGTTCTCTTGGTTAAATCCTTTACTGCGTTTAGGCTACTCTAAACCATTGCATCATGATGACATCCCACCTTTAGATTCAGAAGATGGGGCACTACGAGCTTATCAAACATTTAAAACAGTCTGGGATCTTCAGAGGCAGAGCAAATCCAAGACAAGTAACTTGGTTTCCTTGGCATTAGCCAAGTGTTACCTGAAGGAAATTTCCCTGACAGGTCTCTATGCATTGCTAAGGACAGTCGCCGTCGGCTGCGCACCAATATTACTGTACGCATTTGTGTGGTACTCTTATCGCGAGGAGAGAGATACCTCCATGGCCATCTCGTTGGTTGGTTGCTTGGTGGTGACAAAGCTTGCAGAGTCTTTATCTCAGAGGCATTGGTTTTTCGGTTCGAGGAGGTGCGGAATGAAGATGCGATCGGCTCTGATGGCAGCCATCTTCCAGAAGCAGCTGAAGCTTTCTAGCCAGGCAAGAAGAAAGCATGCAGCTGGGGAAATTGTTAACTACATTGCGGTCGATGCATATAGACTTGGCGATTTTCCTTGGTGGTTTCACATGGCATGGAGTATGCCACTCCAACTGCTGCTTTCTGTAGCCACTCTCTTTGGAACGGTCGGTCTGGGGGCTCTTCCAGGTCTAATTCCTCTAACCCTCTGTGCTATCCTTAATATTCCATTTGCAAAGATGCTGCAGGAGTACCAAGCAAAGCTCATGGTTGCCCAAGATGAGAGACTGAGAGCCACATCCGAAGTCTTGAACAACATGAAGATCATCAAGCTACAATCGTGGGAGGAGAAGTTCAGGAGAATGATCGAGTCTCTAAGAGATGTGGAGTTCGGTTGGTTGAGAGAAACCCAGATTAAGAAGTCCTATGGAACTGCTTTATACTGGATGTCTCCCACAATTGTTTCAGCAGTGATCTTTGCTGGAACAGCGGCCATGAGAACCGCTCCTTTAGATGCCAGCACCATTTTCACAGTCATGGCGACCTTGCGAGTCATGGCAGAGCCGGTGAGGATGCTGCCCGAAGTCCTTTCGGTGATGATCCAAGTAAAGGTATCGTTAGACCGCATTGGTGTATTCCTGCTGGAAGAAGAGATCAAAGAGGAGGATGTAAGACGAAGCCCCGCGCAGAATTCAGATCAAAGCGTTAGAGTGCACGGCGGGGTTTTTAGCTGGGAGCCAAGTGCAGCTATTCCTACATTGAAGAATATTAGTTTCAGCATAAGCAGAGGAGAGAAAGTAGCTGTTTGTGGACCTGTTGGTGCTGGAAAATCATCTCTGCTAAGTGCCATACTTGGGGAAATACCTAAACTCTCGGGTTTG gttgaggtctttggctccATGGCATATGTTTCCCAAACATCATGGATCCGAAGCGGGACGATTCGCGACAATATACTCTACGGGAAGCCGATGAACAAGGAACACTATGAGAAGGCCATCAAAGCCTCTGCGCTGGACAAGGACATCGAGAACTTCGATCATGGAGACCTTACAGAAATAGGACAGAGAGGATTAAACATGAGTGGAGGACAGAAGCAAAGGATTCAGCTTGCTAGAGCTGTCTACAATGATGCAGATACCTATCTCCTAGACGACCCCTTCAGTGCAGTTGATGCACATACAgctgcaatcttattccat GATTGTGTTATGACTGCTCTAGTAAAAAAGACCGTCATTCTTGTGACTCATCAAGTCGAGTTTCTTGCCGAAACTGATAGAATTTTG GTCATGGAAAATGGACAAATTACACAAATGGGAACCTACGAGGAACTTCTGAAGTCAGGAACAGCATTCGAACAGCTTGTTAATGCTCATCAGTCCTCAATGACAATAATAGATTCTGCGGATCATGAAAGGCGAGTTCAGATGCACAGAACATCCGGGGATCACTTGGAGTCTAGAGGGTTGCAGCTTATGAAGAAGAGCAGTGAGGTAGAGATATCAGTCAAGGGCCTTTCAGCAGTTCAGCTAACAGAGGATGAAGAGAAAGAAGTGGGAGATCTTGGATGGAAGCCATACATagattattttcatgtttcgaAGGGTCATTTTCTTCTTGCCACAGTCATTATTTTTCAGACTACTTTTGTTATGcttcaaagcatctcaacctattGGTTGGCGGTAGCCGTTCAAATGCACAGCATAGGCAGTGGAATTCTAGTTGGAGTTTATGCAGCTATTTCAATCATTAGCTGCCTCTTTGCTTATGTGAGGACTTGGGTAGCAGCCCAGCTTGGACTGAGGGCATCAAAGGCATTCTTCTCAGGTTTCATTGATTCAGTGTTTAAGGCACCCATGTCATTCTTCGATTCAACCCCTGTCGGTAGAATTTTAACCCGG GCATCCTCGGATATGAGTATTTTGGACTTCGATATACCTTTCTCCTTTGCTTTTGTGGTGGCTGCTGGGATTGAGATTGCAACAACCATAGCAATTATGGGTTCCGTGACATGGCAAGTATTGATTGTAGCAGTTCCAGTAATCATTGCAACAATATATGTACAG AGGTACTATCTAGCTTCAGCAAGGGAGCTGGTAAGAATCAATGGAACAACAAAAGCACCAGTTATGAATCATGCATCAGAATCATCTCTAGGAGTGGTAACAATACGAGCATTCGCAATGACAGAGAAGTTCATCCATACAAATCTGCAGCTTATCGACACTGATGCAACACTGTTCTTTCATACCATTGCTGCACTCGAGTGGGTGCTTCTACGAGTAGAAGCACTCCAAAATTTGACTGTGTTTACTTCAACTCTTCTCCTTGTTTTCATTCCTCAAGGAGTTATCGCTCCAG GATTCTCGGGTCTCTGTCTTTCCTATGCTTTGACACTCTCTTCCGCCCAAGTGTTCTTGACACGGTTCTACTCCTACTTAGAAAACTATATCATCTCCGTGGAACGAATCAAGCAATATATGCACATTCCATCTGAACCTCCTGCTGTAATCAGTGAAAAGAGGCCTCCACTTTCATGGCCCCATGAAGGAAGGATAGATTTGCAAGATCTGAAA ATAAAATATCGCCCAACTGCTCCTTTGGTACTAAAAGGGATCAATTGCACTTTTGCGGCAGGAAACAAGGTTGGGGTTGTTGGAAGGACTGGAAGTGGAAAAACAACTCTGATAAGTGCACTATTTCGCCTTGTAGATCCAGCAGGTGGCAGAATTCTTATAGATGATCTCGACATATGCTCCATCGGCCTGAAGGATCTGAGAATGAAACTTAGTATCATTCCTCAAGAGCCAACTCTTTTCAGGGGTAGCGTGCGGAGTAACATGGATCCTCTAGATCTGCATACCGATCATGAAATATGGGAG GCATTAGAGAAGTGCCAACTTAAGGCTATTATTAGCAATCTACCTGCTCTTCTTGATTCATCAG TGAGTGATGATGGTGAAAACTGGAGCACCGGTCAGCGCCAACTCTTCTGTCTTGGTCGCGTGCTCCTTCGTAAGAACAGAGTTCTTGTTCTAGATGAAGCCACTGCCTCCATTGACTCTGCGACTGATGCTGTACTTCAGAGAGTCATCAGGCAGGAATTTTCAAGCTGCACAGTGATTACAGTAGCGCACAGAGTCCCGACTGTTATGGACAGTGACATGGTCATGGTCCTCTCTTATG ggaattggATCACAACTCGAACTCTCTCATCAGCTCAAAAACCTCCGAGACCGTTGGAATCAAACCAAGACTCCATCCTTCattcagccatttga
- the LOC103722812 gene encoding ABC transporter C family member 8 isoform X3 has translation MVSLSTLQGWFLPICNGEFDLGSSCTQRSSIDFLNLSFLVIYCLGLLMAFVRRQYSTGSRTRHWVFITVSVCCAVTGVAYFCAAVLVLSWGESRVLNGELALYFVRGINWLALAVSLNIRPTTCVRAVTLVWWASFSILISAYNLEILLTDYSSLIILDMMSWPVNLLLLICAFRLILQNQNIVHEKPPSQDDLSQPLLNQESGKDTNLGRAGLFSRLTFSWLNPLLRLGYSKPLHHDDIPPLDSEDGALRAYQTFKTVWDLQRQSKSKTSNLVSLALAKCYLKEISLTGLYALLRTVAVGCAPILLYAFVWYSYREERDTSMAISLVGCLVVTKLAESLSQRHWFFGSRRCGMKMRSALMAAIFQKQLKLSSQARRKHAAGEIVNYIAVDAYRLGDFPWWFHMAWSMPLQLLLSVATLFGTVGLGALPGLIPLTLCAILNIPFAKMLQEYQAKLMVAQDERLRATSEVLNNMKIIKLQSWEEKFRRMIESLRDVEFGWLRETQIKKSYGTALYWMSPTIVSAVIFAGTAAMRTAPLDASTIFTVMATLRVMAEPVRMLPEVLSVMIQVKVSLDRIGVFLLEEEIKEEDVRRSPAQNSDQSVRVHGGVFSWEPSAAIPTLKNISFSISRGEKVAVCGPVGAGKSSLLSAILGEIPKLSGLVEVFGSMAYVSQTSWIRSGTIRDNILYGKPMNKEHYEKAIKASALDKDIENFDHGDLTEIGQRGLNMSGGQKQRIQLARAVYNDADTYLLDDPFSAVDAHTAAILFHDCVMTALVKKTVILVTHQVEFLAETDRILVMENGQITQMGTYEELLKSGTAFEQLVNAHQSSMTIIDSADHERRVQMHRTSGDHLESRGLQLMKKSSEVEISVKGLSAVQLTEDEEKEVGDLGWKPYIDYFHVSKGHFLLATVIIFQTTFVMLQSISTYWLAVAVQMHSIGSGILVGVYAAISIISCLFAYVRTWVAAQLGLRASKAFFSGFIDSVFKAPMSFFDSTPVGRILTRASSDMSILDFDIPFSFAFVVAAGIEIATTIAIMGSVTWQVLIVAVPVIIATIYVQRYYLASARELVRINGTTKAPVMNHASESSLGVVTIRAFAMTEKFIHTNLQLIDTDATLFFHTIAALEWVLLRVEALQNLTVFTSTLLLVFIPQGVIAPGFSGLCLSYALTLSSAQVFLTRFYSYLENYIISVERIKQYMHIPSEPPAVISEKRPPLSWPHEGRIDLQDLKIKYRPTAPLVLKGINCTFAAGNKVGVVGRTGSGKTTLISALFRLVDPAGGRILIDDLDICSIGLKDLRMKLSIIPQEPTLFRGSVRSNMDPLDLHTDHEIWEALEKCQLKAIISNLPALLDSSVSDDGENWSTGQRQLFCLGRVLLRKNRVLVLDEATASIDSATDAVLQRVIRQEFSSCTVITVAHRVPTVMDSDMVMVLSYGIVNTTEVMIMGFLDFRPSIISHH, from the exons ATGGTTTCTCTGAGTACTTTGCAAG GATGGTTCCTCCCAATTTGCAATGGAGAATTCGATTTGGGATCTTCCTGCACTCAGAGAAGTTcaatagattttctaaatctTTCTTTCCTCGTTATCTATTGTCTGGGATTGCTAATGGCTTTTGTGAGAAGACAATATTCTACCGGGAGCCGGACTAGGCACTGGGTTTTCATCACTGTTTCAGTCTGCTGCGCAGTGACTGGCGTCGCATATTTCTGTGCTGCTGTGTTGGTTTTATCCTGGGGAGAATCCAGAGTTTTGAATGGGGAATTGGCACTCTACTTTGTTAGGGGGATAAACTGGTTGGCTTTAGCAGTTTCCTTGAACATCCGACCAACCACTTGTGTTAGAGCTGTAACTCTAGTCTGGTGGGCTTCATTCTCAATTCTCATCTCTGCATATAACTTGGAAATCCTGCTTACAGACTATTCCAGCCTCATAATCCTTGATATGATGTCATGGCCGGTAAACTTGTTGCTCCTCATCTGTGCTTTCAGACTCATTCTTCAAAATCAAAACATTGTTCATGAAAAGCCCCCCTCGCAAGATGATTTATCCCAGCCCTTGTTGAATCAGGAGAGTGGGAAGGATACCAACTTGGGCAGAGCTGGTCTATTCAGTCGCTTGACGTTCTCTTGGTTAAATCCTTTACTGCGTTTAGGCTACTCTAAACCATTGCATCATGATGACATCCCACCTTTAGATTCAGAAGATGGGGCACTACGAGCTTATCAAACATTTAAAACAGTCTGGGATCTTCAGAGGCAGAGCAAATCCAAGACAAGTAACTTGGTTTCCTTGGCATTAGCCAAGTGTTACCTGAAGGAAATTTCCCTGACAGGTCTCTATGCATTGCTAAGGACAGTCGCCGTCGGCTGCGCACCAATATTACTGTACGCATTTGTGTGGTACTCTTATCGCGAGGAGAGAGATACCTCCATGGCCATCTCGTTGGTTGGTTGCTTGGTGGTGACAAAGCTTGCAGAGTCTTTATCTCAGAGGCATTGGTTTTTCGGTTCGAGGAGGTGCGGAATGAAGATGCGATCGGCTCTGATGGCAGCCATCTTCCAGAAGCAGCTGAAGCTTTCTAGCCAGGCAAGAAGAAAGCATGCAGCTGGGGAAATTGTTAACTACATTGCGGTCGATGCATATAGACTTGGCGATTTTCCTTGGTGGTTTCACATGGCATGGAGTATGCCACTCCAACTGCTGCTTTCTGTAGCCACTCTCTTTGGAACGGTCGGTCTGGGGGCTCTTCCAGGTCTAATTCCTCTAACCCTCTGTGCTATCCTTAATATTCCATTTGCAAAGATGCTGCAGGAGTACCAAGCAAAGCTCATGGTTGCCCAAGATGAGAGACTGAGAGCCACATCCGAAGTCTTGAACAACATGAAGATCATCAAGCTACAATCGTGGGAGGAGAAGTTCAGGAGAATGATCGAGTCTCTAAGAGATGTGGAGTTCGGTTGGTTGAGAGAAACCCAGATTAAGAAGTCCTATGGAACTGCTTTATACTGGATGTCTCCCACAATTGTTTCAGCAGTGATCTTTGCTGGAACAGCGGCCATGAGAACCGCTCCTTTAGATGCCAGCACCATTTTCACAGTCATGGCGACCTTGCGAGTCATGGCAGAGCCGGTGAGGATGCTGCCCGAAGTCCTTTCGGTGATGATCCAAGTAAAGGTATCGTTAGACCGCATTGGTGTATTCCTGCTGGAAGAAGAGATCAAAGAGGAGGATGTAAGACGAAGCCCCGCGCAGAATTCAGATCAAAGCGTTAGAGTGCACGGCGGGGTTTTTAGCTGGGAGCCAAGTGCAGCTATTCCTACATTGAAGAATATTAGTTTCAGCATAAGCAGAGGAGAGAAAGTAGCTGTTTGTGGACCTGTTGGTGCTGGAAAATCATCTCTGCTAAGTGCCATACTTGGGGAAATACCTAAACTCTCGGGTTTG gttgaggtctttggctccATGGCATATGTTTCCCAAACATCATGGATCCGAAGCGGGACGATTCGCGACAATATACTCTACGGGAAGCCGATGAACAAGGAACACTATGAGAAGGCCATCAAAGCCTCTGCGCTGGACAAGGACATCGAGAACTTCGATCATGGAGACCTTACAGAAATAGGACAGAGAGGATTAAACATGAGTGGAGGACAGAAGCAAAGGATTCAGCTTGCTAGAGCTGTCTACAATGATGCAGATACCTATCTCCTAGACGACCCCTTCAGTGCAGTTGATGCACATACAgctgcaatcttattccat GATTGTGTTATGACTGCTCTAGTAAAAAAGACCGTCATTCTTGTGACTCATCAAGTCGAGTTTCTTGCCGAAACTGATAGAATTTTG GTCATGGAAAATGGACAAATTACACAAATGGGAACCTACGAGGAACTTCTGAAGTCAGGAACAGCATTCGAACAGCTTGTTAATGCTCATCAGTCCTCAATGACAATAATAGATTCTGCGGATCATGAAAGGCGAGTTCAGATGCACAGAACATCCGGGGATCACTTGGAGTCTAGAGGGTTGCAGCTTATGAAGAAGAGCAGTGAGGTAGAGATATCAGTCAAGGGCCTTTCAGCAGTTCAGCTAACAGAGGATGAAGAGAAAGAAGTGGGAGATCTTGGATGGAAGCCATACATagattattttcatgtttcgaAGGGTCATTTTCTTCTTGCCACAGTCATTATTTTTCAGACTACTTTTGTTATGcttcaaagcatctcaacctattGGTTGGCGGTAGCCGTTCAAATGCACAGCATAGGCAGTGGAATTCTAGTTGGAGTTTATGCAGCTATTTCAATCATTAGCTGCCTCTTTGCTTATGTGAGGACTTGGGTAGCAGCCCAGCTTGGACTGAGGGCATCAAAGGCATTCTTCTCAGGTTTCATTGATTCAGTGTTTAAGGCACCCATGTCATTCTTCGATTCAACCCCTGTCGGTAGAATTTTAACCCGG GCATCCTCGGATATGAGTATTTTGGACTTCGATATACCTTTCTCCTTTGCTTTTGTGGTGGCTGCTGGGATTGAGATTGCAACAACCATAGCAATTATGGGTTCCGTGACATGGCAAGTATTGATTGTAGCAGTTCCAGTAATCATTGCAACAATATATGTACAG AGGTACTATCTAGCTTCAGCAAGGGAGCTGGTAAGAATCAATGGAACAACAAAAGCACCAGTTATGAATCATGCATCAGAATCATCTCTAGGAGTGGTAACAATACGAGCATTCGCAATGACAGAGAAGTTCATCCATACAAATCTGCAGCTTATCGACACTGATGCAACACTGTTCTTTCATACCATTGCTGCACTCGAGTGGGTGCTTCTACGAGTAGAAGCACTCCAAAATTTGACTGTGTTTACTTCAACTCTTCTCCTTGTTTTCATTCCTCAAGGAGTTATCGCTCCAG GATTCTCGGGTCTCTGTCTTTCCTATGCTTTGACACTCTCTTCCGCCCAAGTGTTCTTGACACGGTTCTACTCCTACTTAGAAAACTATATCATCTCCGTGGAACGAATCAAGCAATATATGCACATTCCATCTGAACCTCCTGCTGTAATCAGTGAAAAGAGGCCTCCACTTTCATGGCCCCATGAAGGAAGGATAGATTTGCAAGATCTGAAA ATAAAATATCGCCCAACTGCTCCTTTGGTACTAAAAGGGATCAATTGCACTTTTGCGGCAGGAAACAAGGTTGGGGTTGTTGGAAGGACTGGAAGTGGAAAAACAACTCTGATAAGTGCACTATTTCGCCTTGTAGATCCAGCAGGTGGCAGAATTCTTATAGATGATCTCGACATATGCTCCATCGGCCTGAAGGATCTGAGAATGAAACTTAGTATCATTCCTCAAGAGCCAACTCTTTTCAGGGGTAGCGTGCGGAGTAACATGGATCCTCTAGATCTGCATACCGATCATGAAATATGGGAG GCATTAGAGAAGTGCCAACTTAAGGCTATTATTAGCAATCTACCTGCTCTTCTTGATTCATCAG TGAGTGATGATGGTGAAAACTGGAGCACCGGTCAGCGCCAACTCTTCTGTCTTGGTCGCGTGCTCCTTCGTAAGAACAGAGTTCTTGTTCTAGATGAAGCCACTGCCTCCATTGACTCTGCGACTGATGCTGTACTTCAGAGAGTCATCAGGCAGGAATTTTCAAGCTGCACAGTGATTACAGTAGCGCACAGAGTCCCGACTGTTATGGACAGTGACATGGTCATGGTCCTCTCTTATG GAATTGTGAACACTACTGAAGTAATGATCATGGGATTTCTTGACTTTCGCCCATCCATCATTAGCCATCATTAG